One Diabrotica virgifera virgifera chromosome 3, PGI_DIABVI_V3a genomic window carries:
- the LOC114329976 gene encoding titin, whose product MKKRPQQCQRQVKSNTNIKSFINNLKENDLHFEDNQITQCVFLGVLRLKPVPSVFSSNTVPCLVVENKSKKPKNNNNTKEVNKNVSRKKDINKVISGRIGKKNTDIIRASVKKEPLKKGAIKLKLNMNKKDTTSKDSLESVRILPESLTKITSESVLTNRTITLNPITNVPTFNPVQNLFAKLKQQLDVSLNRPSCSSEVNKQTLFSDKSRTDIQLSSKKQKKGINKTKISSVGTFSDNSSHPNNSIYSKLTEDVFLINEDSTNEDCEVLLNTGPMPNFVLDTSKTDNDVILITDDNSDISSASKDLIVVDDVKCVRSSPRLNRNEQRSSPQKITATPETIINLDDGESNDKEKVAPKTKVEKPKKRRTLMPSAIPSIFFNTPRLLRSELGQKKGSFSEPKNVAKNSTTKIQKPENKLEKLPAKQRKESKLKNSTENIIYEVVKSTENIRLFADVVTNSQDDVVLVERSPPKVEPLILKLKKSTEKTADQNAIEDIRNKEKSQKMYTKNVTRNLFFPRLLRSDINQPKDSKQESTKKSTKTIEIGSQKTSQAKNEKYVPSASIGRISVKPVEQLIEKSPKQDEHRKNTTQKVTEKNIAVRDTVKKNEKSLPTSSKILGSQVQNASNIITIEDSDSTNLIDIFSQNNGKNKNIDNTSCELQNQSQLRSDDSQNKSNESVIEKIRKNVPKTSTIADNIEVIDNTSCELQNQRQLRSDDTQNKGNESIIEKIRKNVPKTSTIADNIEVIDNTSCELQNQRQLRSDDSQNKGNESIIEKIRKNVPKTSTIADNIEVIGNTSCELQNQRQLRSDDSQNKGNESIIEKIRKNVPKTSTIADNIEVIDVEFQSSTKTTPTKKQELKNASQEQSHVRQLRSDSPHKKANNAKPVAIDELNKTNGKSKTHSPKTGNDTVEDTVASSLKSKNKEDNVESISVDILSKVQGTPTVTKTGNTSTGTKTKNIAVVQPMSRQPTVELSQKKIAEKETINHIQNQNITSLEEITKGPTKHIVTDMSIHTEPESQPTHENTTALTTVAVGRFYSSDVTPQTVVSLQERRQLRSDDTVDKNTKPANLELNISRTDIDKLKTIEKATRKDSKTKTTSTKDKTKDTELEGGSVQQKTEAQKQISENSPTSKSTEQSDQKILRSSTVPIESKNASNQVEDSKVKAVGAQENLTNNKSIASDRNIKQDPNTNIKSKILESEDTSTNSKKTIKKYGRNILKCKTNSPTKQKKVITKKSIKKPSKSITFKTITKEVTDSDVSINKEISKSDSTSTSKRPLVKKIVHKFKKLASKKQLLKSTNLSTKKQSPKLKKKQTADSQITSQASLIVYSVRTPPKTASSASDSSQTITKKLKTPQKDTNNKILSDPQSNTIFDTSDNVKSKDCSSGVKIQKTNVPKSNPSKSEKKTETTVSLRNIPNTSTSNVSQEQSENLDQTKAHSAISSSKNDSTIQTKTKSSLVPLQKKDKMKQKINFKLYKKKLTRNLLRPIKKSAKVAPTADLKIISESNVILNSRRSISKLKAPEEAFKINQKEFNDSEVIKPTGPSESKVSTNESGDSPVHENGNTGNDIKNKLIKKQKALSIKKTIGSKIAANIKKTSIKLQNKKHNIEIKKRRGRPRRNPLEIKLDKTPTLGMNFEVSTQEVTLDKADNAVSETTGEVKRKAGRPKKQQGEAVLDKEQLNAATGEKGPNDTMYCHIPEPTESKKQKIATKQIKEEIIKDINEKSQLNEDYLNKTRSRSKKLLLDLTLDETQVTVVEIEEEKDDHETKSQQTNKTDSIKRKRGRQKKISLDNTSTKTLDTEMLLKQEIIDDENREELDKTYNSTNEPIEITVFDNSQVTEFGDENKIVNSSEIDIVKKKRGRPKRQTEITLDDIQVESTNVQKIVNKKPTRSSILAKTQDQAEDILSETENSNIQIQTLEISNVKNTKHAIAENIIVESNENEKIKRRSGRPKKVMVEGSKDETTVLEVQSCQGITDDKNDMSQSMESVDIKKNKRDSLKTNTNKSNRDQTAVILDDKLVCDNRVVTRQEQNIEQPKKKIGQVRKQIVTPLLVEDIVIKSDEKEENNLVQSGKSAEVKKKRGRPFKVSSELKLEEMRRKQIETPLLDEVIIIKSDEKEENKMGKSGKGAEVKKKRGRPFKVPTELKLEEMGRRQIETPVLDEVIVIKSDEQEENKLAQPDKNVEVKKKRGRSFKVPNELELDLTEAGQEQKTKKPKMTGREIKNLQMDLKLSEKTSDKNTANKKKPLQKTQEDLDVIMIVPEKRNKKQINTPLKTLRSSLNQVEKKRAVNIAQPTVEKVVALIHSEPRPKQQQDASEITLNHIEDTKESKTRVLRSQNVNEIDSTHVVKEDTKKSRLTKGHKIATKKGVSEKSINIIKSKTKLSKAFTGNKGATKKKNLKTDVMDKSKLKKMSNKSKQTVLKQIKTKLQNSKNKNVLKRSSRTKKSPSFNKKRSVDWDNNDIIERIIQEIRNTLFKEESNIIRKKIKQKKITLKTQKKKITKPVRIKREAFLAAKKKMMQTKEALKQKLRNAKNEVNTSGESESKENNPPKTEMEQLEDSKNECKTEEVLVESTQEDDVMITGETSFQSDVTNQTKKTDKHKKPELVNRTRRSYRSTLVSRHMASIVIGDDKEGENIDSKKNDITVFDFDESEPEVTPLRHKSVPKLNDFETPLFECRDKKTSNIELISSTPINSSATSNSQKSSILRSGRNPVPLTSVTENEIIEIPENVKQKTSKIELISSTLINSSATSNSQKSSILRSGRNPVPLTSVTENEVIGIPENVKQKTSNIELISSTPINSSATSNSQKSSILRSGRNPVPVTSVTENEIIEIPESSVSAVEQKPTLLEGDSSYSQEQLSKIKILKQDRLFSEILVYPDGEEEIVKDKPVSIEKENPVTDVKEHSSPEGGEMPCQELSSKRRKLLVPYIDDHGKPKKLWSVIETPRVPDTPPRPITPRQALSSPRRVRRSNSLDMVKPSTSAVKPAESDSPEEKKSPWKQPTIIEMFSKVWMKKEIPAKNLSEENNCKTEESIFQRPSTPDLNVTAPSPRRDRVDDEDSDTESRAEWIPEEYAEYKFKYSNSKLMQYKPIFKCKICLVVVPSYYKLLKHRKEHDVDKPYKCPQCSHNFSNVDDFSAHLRLHKGKHPYMCPKCDLGFWTKSAYEAHQPVHILKKAKQPVKKFRCDVCAKEFSKLCDVERHTRVHTGEKPCICNICNKRFQQAHNLSKHLLTHLHIKPFYCEICNKQFGRNDVLRRHLLTHSVDKPVKCSVCHRGFIRHSQLLQHMRRKHKRRPVEDVGESNADPNESESSETKDDGFDNQPSTSKSENESHDK is encoded by the coding sequence ATGAAGAAAAGGCCACAGCAATGTCAAAGGCAAGTTAAATCAAATACTAATATTAAAAGTTTTATAAATAATCTTAAAGAGAATGATCTTCATTTTGAAGACAATCAGATAACTCAATGTGTATTCTTGGGGGTTTTAAGGCTGAAACCAGTGCCTTCAGTATTTTCTAGCAATACCGTGCCTTGTTTAGTAGTAGAAAATAAATCTAAAAAgcctaaaaacaataataatactAAGGAGGTTAACAAAAACGTTTCCagaaaaaaagatataaataaGGTCATAAGTGGGagaattggtaaaaaaaatacagatataattagAGCTTCCGTTAAAAAAGAACCTTTAAAGAAAGGTGCaattaaattaaagttaaacATGAATAAAAAAGATACTACTTCCAAAGACTCACTAGAGTCAGTTAGGATTTTACCAGAATCTCTAACCAAAATAACTTCTGAATCAGTACTTACAAACAGAACAATAACTTTAAACCCTATAACCAATGTACCAACATTTAATCCTGTTCAGAATTTATTTGCTAAGCTCAAACAACAATTGGATGTTAGTTTGAATCGCCCTAGTTGTAGTAGTGAGGTTAATAAACAAACATTATTTTCTGATAAATCTAGAACCGATATCCAACTGTCTTccaaaaagcaaaagaaaggtattaacaaaacaaaaatatcttCCGTTGGTACGTTTTCTGATAACAGTTCTCACCCTAATAACAGTATTTATTCTAAATTAACTGAAGATGTATTTTTAATCAATGAAGATAGTACCAATGAGGACTGTGAGGTTTTGTTAAATACTGGACCGATGCCCAATTTTGTTTTGGATACTAGTAAAACTGATAATGATGTTATACTAATCACTGATGATAATTCTGATATATCTTCCGCTAGCAAAGATTTAATTGTTGTAGACGATGTTAAATGTGTTAGGTCATCACCTAGATTAAACAGAAACGAACAGAGGAGTAGTCCCCAAAAAATTACTGCTACACCCGAAACTATTATAAATTTAGATGATGGTGAATCAAATGATAAAGAAAAAGTGGCTCCAAAAACTAAAGTAGAGAAACCCAAAAAACGACGAACATTAATGCCTTCAGCAATTCCTTCTATATTTTTCAATACTCCTAGATTACTAAGATCCGAACTTGGTCAAAAGAAAGGTTCTTTTTCTGAACCAAAGAATGttgcaaaaaattcaacaacaaAAATACAGAAACCAGAAAACAAGTTAGAAAAATTACCAGCAAAACAAAGAAAAGAATCAAAGTTGAAGAACAGTACAGAAAACATTATTTACGAGGTTGTCAAATCTACGGAAAATATAAGGTTATTTGCAGACGTTGTTACTAACTCTCAGGATGATGTTGTTTTAGTAGAGAGGTCTCCACCAAAAGTTGAACCATTAatcttgaaattaaaaaaatcaacagaaaaaaccGCTGATCAAAATGCTATTGAGGATATAAGAAACAAAGAGAAATCACAAAAAATGTATACCAAAAATGTCACAAGAAATCTCTTTTTCCCAAGATTATTGAGATCTGATATAAACCAACCAAAGGATAGCAAACAAGAATCTActaaaaaatctacaaaaacaatTGAGATAGGCAGTCAAAAAACATCTcaagcaaaaaatgaaaaatatgttccAAGTGCATCTATAGGAAGAATCAGTGTCAAACCTGTGGAGCAACttatagaaaaatcaccaaaacAGGATGAACATCGGAAAAACACTACCCAGAAAGTTACAGAAAAAAATATAGCAGTCAGAGATACTGTTAAAAAGAATGAGAAATCATTACCAACATCTAGTAAAATTTTGGGATCTCAAGTACAAAATGCTTCAAATATTATAACTATTGAAGATTCCGATTCAACTAATTTAATTGACATTTTTTCTCAGAataatggaaaaaataaaaatattgacaatacatcATGTGAATTACAAAATCAAAGTCAGTTAAGATCTGATGATTCTCAAAATAAAAGCAATGAGTCCGTTATAGAAAAAATTAGGAAAAACGTACCAAAAACTTCAACAATTGCAGACAATATAGAAGTTATTGATAATACATCATGTGAATTACAAAATCAAAGGCAGTTAAGATCTGATGATACTCAAAATAAAGGCAATGAGTCCATTATAGAAAAAATTAGGAAAAACGTACCAAAAACTTCAACAATTGCAGACAATATAGAAGTTATTGATAATACATCATGTGAATTACAAAATCAAAGGCAGTTAAGATCTGATGATTCTCAAAATAAAGGCAATGAGTCCATTATAGAAAAAATTAGGAAAAACGTACCAAAAACTTCAACAATTGCAGACAATATAGAAGTTATTGGTAATACATCATGTGAATTACAAAATCAAAGGCAGTTAAGATCTGATGATTCTCAAAATAAAGGCAATGAGTCCATTATAGAAAAAATTAGGAAAAACGTACCAAAAACTTCAACAATTGCAGACAATATAGAAGTTATTGATGTTGAATTCCAAAGTAGTACTAAGACAACACCAACTAAAAAACAAGAACTTAAAAATGCTTCTCAAGAACAATCTCATGTTAGACAACTAAGGTCAGATTCACCACATAAAAAAGCAAATAATGCAAAACCTGTTGCTATTGACGAACTTAACAAAACTAATGGAAAGTCTAAGACGCATTCTCCTAAAACAGGGAATGATACTGTTGAGGATACAGTCGCTTCGTCATTGAAATCTAAAAACAAAGAAGATAATGTAGAAAGTATTTCTGTTGATATACTCAGTAAAGTACAAGGAACACCAACTGTTACTAAAACAGGTAATACATCAACTGGTACTAAAACAAAGAATATTGCAGTTGTACAGCCAATGTCAAGACAGCCAACAGTGGAGTTATCTCAGAAAAAGATCGCTGAGAAAGAAACCATCAATCACattcaaaatcaaaatataaCTAGCCTTGAAGAAATTACAAAAGGTCCAACAAAACATATTGTTACTGACATGTCTATTCATACAGAACCAGAGTCACAGCCTACACATGAAAACACAACTGCTTTAACAACTGTTGCCGTTGGCCGATTTTACTCAAGTGATGTGACCCCGCAAACAGTTGTATCTTTACAAGAACGTCGACAATTAAGGTCTGATGATACAGTTGATAAAAATACTAAACCTGCAAATCTAGAGTTAAATATATCCAGAACAGatattgataaattgaaaaccaTTGAAAAAGCTACAAGAAAAGATtccaaaacaaaaacaacatcAACAAAGGATAAAACCAAAGATACAGAGTTAGAAGGTGGTAGTGTGCAACAGAAGACAGAAGCTCAAAAACAAATTTCAGAAAATAGTCCTACATCAAAATCAACCGAACAATCTGATCAGAAAATATTAAGATCAAGTACAGTTCCTATAGAGTCCAAAAATGCATCAAATCAGGTGGAAGATTCAAAAGTTAAGGCAGTAGGAGCTCAAGAAAACTTAACCAACAACAAATCTATAGCTTCTGATAGAAACATTAAACAGGACCCTAACACAAATATCAAATCTAAAATCTTAGAATCAGAGGACACATCTACCAATTCcaaaaagactattaaaaaatatggaagaaatATACTTAAATGCAAAACTAATTCACCAACCAAACAAAAGAAAGTGATAACTAAAAAATCGATAAAGAAACCATCCAAGTCAATTACATTTAAAACAATTACCAAAGAAGTGACAGACTCTGATGTTTCCATAAATAAAGAAATCTCAAAATCTGATAGTACTTCTACATCTAAAAGACCATTAGTAAAGAAAATTGTACATAAGTTTAAAAAGTTGGCCTCTAAGAAACAGTTATTGAAGTCTACAAatctttcaacaaaaaaacaGTCACCCAAATTGAAGaaaaaacaaactgctgattctCAAATAACTAGTCAAGCAAGTCTTATTGTTTATTCTGTCAGAACTCCTCCTAAAACTGCATCTAGCGCCTCTGATAGTTCTCAAActattacaaaaaaattaaaaactcctcaaaaagataccaataataaaatattgtcTGATCCTCAATCAAATACAATTTTTGATACAAGTGATAACGTAAAATCAAAAGATTGTTCTTCAGgggtaaaaattcaaaaaacaaatgTTCCAAAAAGCAACCCTTCAAAATCTGAGAAGAAAACAGAAACAACAGTTTCTCTTAGAAATATTCCTAATACATCCACTTCAAACGTTTCTCAAGAGCAATCAGAAAATTTGGATCAGACAAAGGCACATTCTGCTATTTCTTCCAGCAAAAATGATTCTACAATTCAAACCAAAACAAAATCCAGCCTGGTTCCTCTACAAAAGAAAGACAAAATGAAAcagaaaattaattttaaattatataagaAGAAATTAACAAGAAATCTACTACGTCCAATTAAAAAGTCAGCTAAAGTTGCTCCAACTGCAGatctaaaaattatttctgaatcTAATGTTATATTGAACTCTAGACGAAGTATTTCAAAATTAAAAGCACCAGAGGAAGCATTCAAGATCAACCAAAAAGAGTTCAACGATTCAGAAGTAATAAAACCAACAGGTCCTAGTGAATCAAAAGTAAGCACCAATGAAAGTGGAGATAGTCCAGTTCATGAAAATGGAAATACAGGAAACGATATAAAAAATAAGCTCATTAAAAAGCAGAAGGCACTCTCCATAAAGAAAACTATTGGTTCGAAGATTGcagcaaatattaaaaaaactagtaTAAAATTACAGAATAAAAAGCATAATATAGAGATCAAAAAGAGAAGAGGCAGGCCAAGGAGGAATCCCTTagaaataaaattagataaaacaCCAACTTTGGGAATGAACTTCGAAGTGAGTACACAAGAAGTTACTCTTGATAAAGCTGATAACGCAGTATCAGAAACAACTGGTGAAGTAAAGAGAAAAGCTGGCAGACCTAAAAAACAGCAAGGGGAAGCTGTTTTAGACAAAGAACAGTTAAATGCAGCAACTGGAGAAAAAGGCCCCAATGACACTATGTATTGTCATATACCTGAGCCTAcagaaagcaaaaaacaaaaaatagcaACGAAACAAATAAAGGAAGAAATTATCAAGGACATAAATGAAAAATCTCAGCTAAATGAAGATTATTTAAACAAAACACGAAGTAGATCAAAGAAACTACTTCTAGATTTGACTTTGGATGAAACACAAGTTACTgtagtagaaatagaagaagaaaaGGATGATCATGAAACCAAATctcaacaaacaaacaaaacagATAGTATCAAAAGGAAAAGAGGTAGACAAAAGAAAATATCATTAGATAATACTTCGACCAAAACTTTAGATACAGAAATGTTGCTTAAACAAGAAATCATTGATGATGAAAATAGAGAAGAATTGGATAAGACATATAACTCAACAAATGAACCTATTGAAATTACAGTATTTGACAATTCACAAGTAACAGAATTTGGTGACGAAAACAAAATTGTGAATTCATCAGAAATTGATATAGTTAAGAAAAAACGTGGCAGACCAAAAAGACAGACCGAAATTACTTTAGATGATATACAAGTAGAATCTACAAATGTACAAAAAATTGTTAACAAAAAACCTACCAGAAGTTCAATATTAGCGAAAACGCAAGATCAAGCAGAAGATATTTTAAGTGAAACTGAAAATTCAAATATTCAAATACAAACACTAGAAATATCTAATGTTAAGAATACAAAGCATGCAATAGCTGAAAATATAATTGTAGAGAGTAACGAAAATGAGAAAATCAAGAGAAGGTCTGGTCGACCTAAGAAAGTAATGGTAGAAGGTAGCAAAGATGAAACAACTGTTTTGGAAGTCCAGTCATGCCAAGGAATAACTGATGATAAAAATGACATGTCACAATCTATGGAATCTGTAGATatcaagaaaaataaaagagatagcTTAAAAACAAATACTAATAAATCAAATAGGGATCAAACTGCTGTTATCTTGGACGACAAATTAGTTTGTGATAATAGAGTTGTCACCCGACAAGAACAAAACATTGAACAACCAAAGAAAAAAATAGGGCAGGTAAGAAAACAAATTGTGACTCCTTTACTTGTTGAAGATATTGTTATAAAATCTgatgaaaaagaagaaaataactTGGTACAGTCAGGCAAGAGTGCAGAAGTAAAGAAAAAAAGGGGTCGTCCATTTAAGGTGTCTAGCGAATTAAAATTGGAAGAAATGAGAAGAAAACAAATCGAGACTCCTTTACTTGATgaagttattattataaaatcTGATGAAAAAGAGGAAAATAAAATGGGAAAGTCAGGTAAGGGTGCAGAAGTAAAGAAAAAAAGAGGTCGTCCATTTAAGGTGCCTACCGAATTAAAATTGGAAGAAATGGGAAGAAGACAAATCGAGACTCCTGTACTTGATGAAGTTATTGTTATAAAATCTGATGAACAAGAAGAAAATAAATTGGCACAGCCAGACAAGAATGTAGAAGTAAAGAAAAAAAGAGGTCGTTCATTTAAGGTGCCTAACGAGTTAGAATTGGATTTAACAGAAGCAGGTCaagaacaaaaaacaaaaaaaccaaaaatgacaGGAAGAGAAATCAAAAATTTACAGATGGATTTGAAATTAAGTGAAAAGACCTCAGATAAAAATACTGCCAATAAAAAGAAGCCCCTACAGAAAACACAAGAAGATCTGGATGTCATAATGATTGTACCTGAAAAGAGAAACAAAAAGCAGATCAACACTCCATTGAAAACTTTACGGTCAAGTTTAAATCAAGTCGAAAAGAAAAGAGCAGTAAATATTGCCCAACCTACAGTGGAGAAGGTGGTGGCTTTAATACACAGTGAACCTAGACCTAAACAACAACAAGATGCTTCCGAAATCACTTTAAATCACATTGAAGACACAAAGGAAAGCAAAACTAGAGTACTGAGATCTCAAAATGTAAACGAGATTGATAGTACTCATGTAGTTAAAGAAGATACTAAAAAGTCAAGACTGACCAAAGGACACAAAATTGCCACAAAGAAAGGGGTTTCGGAAAAgagtataaatattattaaaagcaaGACAAAGCTATCCAAAGCATTTACAGGTAATAAAGGAGCTaccaaaaagaaaaatttaaagactGACGTCATGGACAAGTCGAAGTTGAAAAAAATGTCCAACAAATCAAAACAAACAGTACTAAAACAAATCAAGACAAAGTTACAGAATTCAAAAAATAAGAATGTTCTTAAAAGAAGTTCCAGAACAAAGAAATCACCTTCTTTCAATAAAAAAAGATCTGTAGACTGGGACAACAACGATATTATTGAAAGAATCATACAAGAAATTCGAAACACACTATTTAAAGAGGAATCTAACATTATAAGgaagaaaattaaacaaaagaaaataacaCTCAAGacacaaaagaaaaaaattacaaaacctGTAAGGATTAAGAGGGAAGCTTTTCTAGCTGCTAAGAAGAAAATGATGCAGACGAAAGAAGCCCTGAAACAAAAATTACGGAACGCCAAAAATGAAGTGAACACATCAGGTGAATCTGAATCGAAAGAAAATAACCCCCCTAAGACAGAAATGGAACAATTAGAAGATAGCAAAAATGAGTGTAAGACTGAAGAGGTATTAGTCGAGTCGACGCAAGAAGATGACGTTATGATAACAGGTGAGACTAGTTTTCAGTCAGATGTTACAAACCAAACGAAGAAAACAGATAAACACAAGAAACCAGAGTTAGTCAACAGGACACGAAGAAGTTATAGAAGTACACTTGTAAGTAGACATATGGCATCTATTGTCATTGGTGATGATAAAGAAGGCGAAAATATCGACTCTAAGAAAAACGATATTACTGTCTTTGATTTCGATGAGTCTGAACCGGAAGTTACGCCTTTAAGACACAAAAGTGTCCCAAAATTGAACGATTTCGAAACGCCGCTTTTCGAATGTAGAGACAAGAAAACGTCAAACATAGAACTAATATCTTCTACACCAATTAATTCTTCTGCGACAAGTAACTCACAAAAAAGTTCAATACTTAGAAGTGGTAGGAATCCAGTTCCTCTCACTTCTGTAACAGAAAATGAGATAATTGAAATTCCTGAGAATGTCAAACAGAAAACGTCAAAAATAGAACTAATATCTTCTACACTAATTAATTCTTCTGCGACAAGTAACTCACAAAAAAGTTCAATACTTAGAAGTGGTAGGAATCCAGTTCCTCTCACTTCTGTAACAGAAAATGAGGTAATTGGAATTCCTGAGAACGTCAAACAGAAAACGTCAAACATAGAACTAATATCTTCTACACCAATTAATTCTTCTGCTACAAGTAACTCACAAAAAAGTTCAATACTTAGAAGTGGTAGGAATCCAGTTCCTGTCACTTCTGTAACAGAAAATGAGATAATTGAAATTCCTGAATCATCTGTAAGTGCTGTAGAACAAAAACCTACACTGCTTGAGGGCGATTCATCATATTCTCAGGAGCAattatctaaaataaaaattttaaaacaagaTCGCCTATTCTCTGAGATTCTGGTATATCCCGACGGAGAAGAAGAAATAGTCAAGGATAAGCCTGTAAGTATCGAAAAAGAAAATCCAGTAACTGATGTTAAAGAACACAGCAGTCCAGAAGGTGGCGAAATGCCCTGTCAAGAATTATCTTCGAAGCGCCGCAAATTGCTGGTGCCTTACATCGACGATCACGGCAAACCTAAAAAGCTTTGGTCGGTCATAGAAACTCCTCGTGTGCCAGATACCCCTCCTAGACCGATCACTCCTCGACAAGCTTTGTCATCTCCTCGCCGTGTACGTAGATCTAACAGTCTCGATATGGTTAAGCCGAGTACTTCTGCTGTAAAGCCTGCAGAATCAGATTCTCCGGAAGAAAAGAAATCCCCCTGGAAACAGCCGACAATCATAGAAATGTTCAGTAAAGTATGGATGAAAAAAGAAATACCTGCTAAAAACTTGTCGGAAGAAAATAATTGTAAGACGGAAGAGTCGATATTCCAAAGGCCTAGTACTCCCGATCTTAACGTTACAGCACCAAGCCCAAGAAGAGATAGAGTCGACGATGAAGACAGCGATACTGAAAGCCGAGCCGAATGGATTCCTGAAGAATATGCAGAATACAAATTCAAATACTCCAACAGCAAATTGATGCAGTACAAACCGATTTTCAAGTGCAAGATATGTTTGGTGGTAGTACCTTCTTATTATAAATTACTCAAGCATAGAAAGGAACACGATGTTGACAAGCCGTATAAATGCCCTCAGTGTTCGCATAATTTCTCGAATGTTGATGATTTCTCCGCTCATCTGAGACTACATAAGG